Proteins encoded together in one Vitis vinifera cultivar Pinot Noir 40024 chromosome 4, ASM3070453v1 window:
- the LOC100254714 gene encoding uncharacterized protein LOC100254714 isoform X1: MDAIRKQLDVLMGANRNGDVREVNRKYYDRDVCRLFLVGLCPHELFQLTKMDMGPCPKVHSLQLRKEYEEAKAKGVHNYDRDLEDVIDRLIVECDRKIARALKRLEDEDAKAAIAISVSEVTQTPEVLELSKQIKEKLKEADQFDLEGKTDSKIRALEVVEELRTKRADKQSMLLLDAFNKDRASLPQPLPNPPPLAPLPVLAPDPRTQEMINEKLKKAEDLGEQGMIDEAQKALEEAEALKKLAPRQEPVLDSSKYTAADVRITDQKLRVCDICGAFLSVYDSDRRLADHFGGKLHLGYMQIREKLAELQEERNKSRKVDRHENDRRSKERSRDHDREASKDRADSRERGRDHDRRSRDRDRYHDRDRGHDRERDRDSDRPRNYDSRSRRRSRSRSGERSRDYDRSRDYDRHRYLSSMSSPFCI; the protein is encoded by the exons atggATGCGATAAGGAAGCAACTGGACGTGTTGATGGGGGCGAATCGAAACGGCGACGTCCGGGAGGTGAATAGGAAGTACTACGACCGAGATGTGTGTCGCCTCTTCTTGGTCGGCCTTTGCCCTCACGAGCTCTTCCAGTTGACG AAAATGGATATGGGGCCATGTCCGAAGGTGCACTCCTTGCAGCTAAGGAAAGA ATATGAAGAAGCCAAAGCAAAAGGTGTCCATAATTATGACAGGGACTTGGAGGATGTTATAGATAGGCTCATTGTTGAGTGTGATAGAAAAATTGCTAGAGCTCTTAAGCGTCTTGAGGATGAGGATGCTAAAGCTGCTATAGCAATTTCAGTCTCTGAGGTTACTCAG ACACCTGAGGTGCTTGAGTTGTCGAAGCAGATTAAGGAGAAGTTGAAGGAAGCTGATCAATTTG ATCTTGAAGGCAAGACTGATAGCAAGATTCGAGCTCTAGAAGTAGTAGAAGAACTCAGAACGAAAAGAGCAGACAAGCAG TCTATGCTTCTTCTGGATGCCTTCAACAAGGATAGAGCGTCTTTACCCCAACCCCTTCCAAACCCGCCCCCATTGGCACCCTTGCCAGTACTTGCTCCTGATCCTCGTACACAGGAAATGATAAATGAGAAGCTGAAAAAGGCAGAGGATCTTG GCGAGCAAGGAATGATAGACGAGGCACAGAAAGCATTGGAAGAGGCTGAAGCACTTAAGAAg CTGGCCCCTAGGCAGGAGCCTGTTCTTGATTCTTCCAAGTACACTGCTGCTGATGTGCGCATT ACTGATCAGAAGCTACGCGTATGTGACATTTGTGGAGCATTTTTGAGCGTTTATGATAG TGACCGTCGCTTAGCAGATCATTTTGGAGGAAAGCTTCATTTGGGCTATATGCAAATCCGTGAAAAGCTGGCAGAGCTTCAG GAGGAGAGAAACAAGAGCCGCAAGGTTGATAGACATGAGAATGATAGAAG ATCAAAGGAACGAAGCCGGGACCATGACAGGGAAGCAAGCAAGGATCGAGCAGATAGCCGTGAGCGGGGAAGGGACCATGATCGTAGGAGCAGAGATCGTGATAGGTACCATGATCGTGATCGTGGACATGATCGGGAGCGTGACAGAGATTCTGACCGCCCCCGAAATTATGATTCAAGAAGTCGACGCAGGTCACGCTCACGGTCTGGGGAACGCTCCAGGGACTATGATCGCTCCAGGGATTATGATCGTCACAGGTACTTGTCCTCCATGAGTTCCCCATTTTGCATTTAG
- the LOC100249658 gene encoding protein TIC 20-II, chloroplastic has translation MASIPLLRLSLHRQTPLKPLHQPYSAASITAQLPNFPHPLKPTLQISPRPLRPRSRPSITMSYSAVPATERLISAAAYCLPFFNGLQYGRFLLMQYPALGLVLEPILPILSLYRSIPYASFVAFFALYLGVVRNPSFSRFVRFNSMQAVVLDVLLVVPLLVNRIFNPGRAGVGFRLMVMGHNAIFVFVVACFLYSLGFCILGRTPYLPFVADAAGRQL, from the coding sequence ATGGCGTCGATTCCACTGCTCCGCCTCTCCCTTCACCGGCAGACACCGCTAAAACCCCTCCATCAACCCTACTCCGCCGCCTCCATCACAGCCCAGTTACCCAACTTCCCTCACCCACTCAAACCGACTCTCCAGATCTCCCCACGCCCACTCCGCCCCCGATCTCGCCCCTCCATTACCATGTCCTACAGCGCCGTCCCTGCCACCGAGCGCCTAATCTCTGCCGCGGCCTACTGCCTCCCATTCTTCAACGGCCTCCAGTACGGCAGATTCCTCCTGATGCAATACCCAGCTCTAGGGCTGGTCTTGGAGCCCATCCTCCCTATCCTCTCCCTTTACAGATCCATCCCATACGCCTCCTTCGTGGCCTTCTTCGCCCTCTACTTGGGCGTCGTCCGAAACCCTAGCTTCAGCCGGTTCGTGCGGTTCAATTCGATGCAGGCGGTGGTGCTAGATGTGCTGCTGGTGGTGCCGCTGCTGGTGAACCGGATCTTCAATCCGGGAAGGGCTGGGGTGGGGTTCCGACTGATGGTGATGGGTCACAATGCGATTTTTGTGTTCGTGGTGGCTTGCTTTCTGTACAGCCTCGGGTTTTGTATTCTGGGAAGGACGCCATACTTGCCCTTTGTTGCAGATGCAGCTGGGAGGCAGCTCTGA
- the LOC100254714 gene encoding uncharacterized protein LOC100254714 isoform X3, whose amino-acid sequence MDMGPCPKVHSLQLRKEYEEAKAKGVHNYDRDLEDVIDRLIVECDRKIARALKRLEDEDAKAAIAISVSEVTQTPEVLELSKQIKEKLKEADQFDLEGKTDSKIRALEVVEELRTKRADKQSMLLLDAFNKDRASLPQPLPNPPPLAPLPVLAPDPRTQEMINEKLKKAEDLGEQGMIDEAQKALEEAEALKKLAPRQEPVLDSSKYTAADVRITDQKLRVCDICGAFLSVYDSDRRLADHFGGKLHLGYMQIREKLAELQEERNKSRKVDRHENDRRSKERSRDHDREASKDRADSRERGRDHDRRSRDRDRYHDRDRGHDRERDRDSDRPRNYDSRSRRRSRSRSGERSRDYDRSRDYDRHRYLSSMSSPFCI is encoded by the exons ATGGATATGGGGCCATGTCCGAAGGTGCACTCCTTGCAGCTAAGGAAAGA ATATGAAGAAGCCAAAGCAAAAGGTGTCCATAATTATGACAGGGACTTGGAGGATGTTATAGATAGGCTCATTGTTGAGTGTGATAGAAAAATTGCTAGAGCTCTTAAGCGTCTTGAGGATGAGGATGCTAAAGCTGCTATAGCAATTTCAGTCTCTGAGGTTACTCAG ACACCTGAGGTGCTTGAGTTGTCGAAGCAGATTAAGGAGAAGTTGAAGGAAGCTGATCAATTTG ATCTTGAAGGCAAGACTGATAGCAAGATTCGAGCTCTAGAAGTAGTAGAAGAACTCAGAACGAAAAGAGCAGACAAGCAG TCTATGCTTCTTCTGGATGCCTTCAACAAGGATAGAGCGTCTTTACCCCAACCCCTTCCAAACCCGCCCCCATTGGCACCCTTGCCAGTACTTGCTCCTGATCCTCGTACACAGGAAATGATAAATGAGAAGCTGAAAAAGGCAGAGGATCTTG GCGAGCAAGGAATGATAGACGAGGCACAGAAAGCATTGGAAGAGGCTGAAGCACTTAAGAAg CTGGCCCCTAGGCAGGAGCCTGTTCTTGATTCTTCCAAGTACACTGCTGCTGATGTGCGCATT ACTGATCAGAAGCTACGCGTATGTGACATTTGTGGAGCATTTTTGAGCGTTTATGATAG TGACCGTCGCTTAGCAGATCATTTTGGAGGAAAGCTTCATTTGGGCTATATGCAAATCCGTGAAAAGCTGGCAGAGCTTCAG GAGGAGAGAAACAAGAGCCGCAAGGTTGATAGACATGAGAATGATAGAAG ATCAAAGGAACGAAGCCGGGACCATGACAGGGAAGCAAGCAAGGATCGAGCAGATAGCCGTGAGCGGGGAAGGGACCATGATCGTAGGAGCAGAGATCGTGATAGGTACCATGATCGTGATCGTGGACATGATCGGGAGCGTGACAGAGATTCTGACCGCCCCCGAAATTATGATTCAAGAAGTCGACGCAGGTCACGCTCACGGTCTGGGGAACGCTCCAGGGACTATGATCGCTCCAGGGATTATGATCGTCACAGGTACTTGTCCTCCATGAGTTCCCCATTTTGCATTTAG
- the LOC100254714 gene encoding uncharacterized protein LOC100254714 isoform X2 has translation MDAIRKQLDVLMGANRNGDVREVNRKYYDRDVCRLFLVGLCPHELFQLTKMDMGPCPKVHSLQLRKEYEEAKAKGVHNYDRDLEDVIDRLIVECDRKIARALKRLEDEDAKAAIAISVSEVTQTPEVLELSKQIKEKLKEADQFDLEGKTDSKIRALEVVEELRTKRADKQSMLLLDAFNKDRASLPQPLPNPPPLAPLPVLAPDPRTQEMINEKLKKAEDLGEQGMIDEAQKALEEAEALKKLAPRQEPVLDSSKYTAADVRITDQKLRVCDICGAFLSVYDSDRRLADHFGGKLHLGYMQIREKLAELQEERNKSRKVDRHENDRRSKERSRDHDREASKDRADSRERGRDHDRRSRDRDRYHDRDRGHDRERDRDSDRPRNYDSRSRRRSRSRSGERSRDYDRSRDYDRHRRYDRY, from the exons atggATGCGATAAGGAAGCAACTGGACGTGTTGATGGGGGCGAATCGAAACGGCGACGTCCGGGAGGTGAATAGGAAGTACTACGACCGAGATGTGTGTCGCCTCTTCTTGGTCGGCCTTTGCCCTCACGAGCTCTTCCAGTTGACG AAAATGGATATGGGGCCATGTCCGAAGGTGCACTCCTTGCAGCTAAGGAAAGA ATATGAAGAAGCCAAAGCAAAAGGTGTCCATAATTATGACAGGGACTTGGAGGATGTTATAGATAGGCTCATTGTTGAGTGTGATAGAAAAATTGCTAGAGCTCTTAAGCGTCTTGAGGATGAGGATGCTAAAGCTGCTATAGCAATTTCAGTCTCTGAGGTTACTCAG ACACCTGAGGTGCTTGAGTTGTCGAAGCAGATTAAGGAGAAGTTGAAGGAAGCTGATCAATTTG ATCTTGAAGGCAAGACTGATAGCAAGATTCGAGCTCTAGAAGTAGTAGAAGAACTCAGAACGAAAAGAGCAGACAAGCAG TCTATGCTTCTTCTGGATGCCTTCAACAAGGATAGAGCGTCTTTACCCCAACCCCTTCCAAACCCGCCCCCATTGGCACCCTTGCCAGTACTTGCTCCTGATCCTCGTACACAGGAAATGATAAATGAGAAGCTGAAAAAGGCAGAGGATCTTG GCGAGCAAGGAATGATAGACGAGGCACAGAAAGCATTGGAAGAGGCTGAAGCACTTAAGAAg CTGGCCCCTAGGCAGGAGCCTGTTCTTGATTCTTCCAAGTACACTGCTGCTGATGTGCGCATT ACTGATCAGAAGCTACGCGTATGTGACATTTGTGGAGCATTTTTGAGCGTTTATGATAG TGACCGTCGCTTAGCAGATCATTTTGGAGGAAAGCTTCATTTGGGCTATATGCAAATCCGTGAAAAGCTGGCAGAGCTTCAG GAGGAGAGAAACAAGAGCCGCAAGGTTGATAGACATGAGAATGATAGAAG ATCAAAGGAACGAAGCCGGGACCATGACAGGGAAGCAAGCAAGGATCGAGCAGATAGCCGTGAGCGGGGAAGGGACCATGATCGTAGGAGCAGAGATCGTGATAGGTACCATGATCGTGATCGTGGACATGATCGGGAGCGTGACAGAGATTCTGACCGCCCCCGAAATTATGATTCAAGAAGTCGACGCAGGTCACGCTCACGGTCTGGGGAACGCTCCAGGGACTATGATCGCTCCAGGGATTATGATCGTCACAG GCGTTATGATCGATACTAG